From a region of the Tenggerimyces flavus genome:
- a CDS encoding C39 family peptidase encodes MVAVAPVSAAEEQGAWPTDFHAWSSRADFARADLGRGVILGANGAGSVTLASGATRGTWTSDWYATPTDFSELVPSWQADTPAGTFVSIGLQARTATTESRWFVMGDWAFDTSVIQRRSTDGQSDTVGRILTDTFRSRTSPPGGQPVAYRLRVTLNGTSSAKPVVRQLAATTSRKSALPAVGSRPLANEAVELAVPSFSQTIHSGEYPDFGGGGGVWCSPTSTAMVVKYWQTGPSAEDLASLPPDPKFDERGRHDPEVAWAAHQVWDYVYEGAGNWPFNTAYASAYGLDGSVRQYSTLRGLEAWVRRGVPVVVSINWDNTDADPSNNLDGSSITGTDGHLMVAVGFTASGDVIANDPASPSNAAVRHVYKRAQFERNWLRASNGTTYVIKPSSLAG; translated from the coding sequence ATGGTTGCTGTGGCCCCGGTGTCGGCCGCCGAGGAACAGGGCGCCTGGCCGACCGACTTCCACGCGTGGTCGAGTCGTGCGGACTTCGCCCGCGCCGACCTCGGCCGCGGCGTGATCCTCGGCGCGAACGGTGCCGGCTCGGTCACGCTGGCCAGCGGCGCGACGCGGGGAACGTGGACGTCGGACTGGTACGCGACGCCGACGGACTTCTCCGAGCTGGTGCCGTCCTGGCAGGCCGACACGCCCGCGGGCACGTTCGTCTCGATCGGGCTGCAGGCACGGACGGCGACGACCGAGAGTCGCTGGTTCGTCATGGGGGACTGGGCGTTCGACACCTCTGTCATCCAGCGGCGGTCGACCGACGGGCAGTCGGACACGGTCGGGCGGATCCTCACCGACACGTTCCGTTCGCGCACCTCTCCTCCGGGCGGGCAGCCCGTCGCGTACCGGCTGCGGGTGACGCTGAACGGGACGTCCTCAGCGAAGCCGGTGGTGCGGCAGCTCGCGGCGACCACGTCCCGCAAGAGTGCGCTGCCGGCGGTGGGGAGTAGGCCGTTGGCGAACGAGGCGGTCGAGCTCGCGGTGCCCTCGTTCTCGCAGACGATCCACAGCGGGGAGTACCCGGACTTCGGCGGCGGTGGCGGCGTGTGGTGCAGCCCGACGTCGACCGCGATGGTGGTGAAGTACTGGCAGACGGGGCCGTCCGCCGAGGACCTGGCGAGCCTGCCGCCGGACCCCAAGTTCGACGAACGCGGCCGGCACGACCCGGAGGTCGCGTGGGCGGCGCACCAGGTGTGGGACTACGTGTACGAGGGCGCGGGGAACTGGCCGTTCAACACGGCGTACGCGTCGGCGTACGGGCTGGACGGCTCGGTGCGGCAGTACTCCACGCTGCGTGGGCTCGAGGCGTGGGTGCGGCGCGGTGTGCCGGTCGTGGTGTCGATCAACTGGGACAACACCGACGCCGATCCTTCGAACAACCTCGATGGATCCTCGATCACCGGGACAGACGGGCACCTGATGGTCGCGGTGGGCTTCACCGCGTCGGGTGACGTGATCGCGAACGACCCCGCGTCGCCTTCGAACGCGGCGGTGCGGCACGTGTACAAGCGGGCGCAGTTCGAGCGGAACTGGCTGCGAGCTTCCAACGGCACGACGTACGTGATCAAGCCTTCTTCGCTTGCTGGTTGA